One genomic window of Aliiroseovarius sp. M344 includes the following:
- a CDS encoding LysR family transcriptional regulator yields the protein MDRLTEMEAFATVVDQGGFTDAAKKMGISKSAVSKHVSSLEARLGARLLNRTTRRVSPTEIGLAYYDRARRVLNDAGEADALVTSMQSAPSGILRISVATDFGVNHLSPVLGEFLHDFPDVHVNMDLANRYVELISEGFDMAIRVGELEDSSLRARKISTTTRRMVGSPEYFEQYGRPTRIDDLNEHKLLHYSNQSSGNVWKVPAPSGEVRQVRSAGWLSVNDGQSLLNAAISGLGIAYLPSFLYADALEQGLVIDAIPDLPQDVEGIYAVYPPGRFTQPKVRAFIDFLVHAFADKGPDNW from the coding sequence ATGGATCGACTGACCGAAATGGAAGCCTTCGCCACCGTTGTGGATCAAGGAGGTTTCACAGATGCTGCCAAGAAAATGGGAATCTCGAAATCCGCGGTGTCCAAACATGTGTCCAGCCTAGAGGCACGGCTTGGTGCGCGACTTCTGAACCGTACAACGCGGCGGGTCAGCCCGACCGAAATCGGCCTTGCCTATTACGACCGCGCACGCCGTGTCTTGAACGACGCGGGCGAGGCAGATGCCCTAGTCACATCGATGCAATCTGCACCGTCTGGAATTCTGCGAATTTCGGTCGCGACTGATTTTGGCGTGAACCACCTGAGTCCGGTTTTGGGTGAGTTTCTGCATGATTTCCCCGACGTGCATGTGAACATGGATCTGGCCAACCGTTATGTAGAGTTGATCTCAGAAGGATTCGACATGGCGATCCGTGTAGGTGAGCTTGAAGACAGCTCGCTGCGCGCACGCAAGATTTCGACGACCACGCGCAGAATGGTCGGCAGCCCCGAATATTTCGAGCAGTATGGACGCCCCACCCGCATTGACGATCTGAACGAACACAAGCTTTTACATTACTCGAACCAAAGCTCGGGCAATGTCTGGAAAGTACCCGCCCCGTCGGGCGAGGTGCGTCAGGTCCGCTCGGCCGGGTGGCTAAGCGTGAATGATGGGCAATCCTTGTTGAATGCCGCCATTTCCGGCCTTGGGATCGCCTATCTGCCAAGCTTCCTTTACGCTGATGCGTTGGAGCAAGGCTTGGTGATCGACGCGATCCCTGACCTGCCACAGGATGTTGAAGGCATTTATGCCGTCTATCCGCCAGGTCGGTTCACTCAGCCTAAAGTGCGGGCGTTCATTGACTTTTTGGTCCATGCCTTTGCGGATAAAGGGCCAGATAACTGGTAA
- a CDS encoding AEC family transporter: protein MVFIAVFAGLLPSFLLVGLGGLLRKRLSENAWQGLDRLNFEILFPALLFVAAASRPIDIGKLAVMAPVVWSILAVGLALSWLARPAGPEKFLDFAGAWQVGWRFNTALGLVAVELLTRGGAGEMAVAVGMGVPVANLFAVSALSRGGALGFGATVAKVALNPFLLASLGGVVFGVMGWRLPTPIMAPIEMLARAAIPIALLSIGATMNWGALARLDRFNGAICAIKLVALPVFALGVSLALSLDPAIASVLVVFAALPTASAAHVLASAFGANRNLVATLIAQTTLLAAVTLPIWISIAELIFSTR from the coding sequence ATGGTTTTCATTGCTGTCTTTGCAGGTCTTCTGCCCAGCTTCCTTCTTGTGGGGCTGGGAGGGCTTCTTCGCAAGCGTCTGTCTGAAAACGCATGGCAGGGTCTGGATCGTCTGAACTTCGAGATCCTGTTTCCGGCCCTTCTGTTCGTCGCTGCGGCAAGCCGGCCCATCGACATCGGAAAGTTGGCGGTCATGGCGCCCGTGGTCTGGTCGATACTGGCGGTTGGCTTGGCGCTCAGTTGGCTGGCGCGCCCGGCAGGACCCGAAAAATTCCTCGATTTTGCGGGGGCGTGGCAGGTTGGATGGCGGTTTAACACAGCCCTTGGCCTGGTCGCGGTTGAACTGTTGACCCGTGGTGGCGCTGGTGAAATGGCTGTGGCAGTCGGCATGGGCGTGCCGGTTGCAAATCTCTTTGCAGTGTCTGCCTTATCCCGCGGCGGTGCGCTTGGGTTCGGGGCGACGGTTGCGAAGGTTGCCTTGAACCCGTTTTTACTGGCCAGCCTCGGCGGCGTTGTGTTTGGCGTGATGGGCTGGCGCTTGCCCACCCCAATCATGGCCCCGATCGAAATGCTCGCGCGAGCCGCCATCCCCATCGCGCTTCTGTCAATCGGTGCGACGATGAACTGGGGCGCATTGGCGCGGCTGGACCGCTTCAATGGGGCCATCTGTGCGATAAAATTGGTGGCGCTGCCTGTGTTTGCTCTGGGCGTCAGCTTGGCGCTGTCGCTTGATCCAGCCATTGCATCCGTGCTGGTTGTGTTTGCGGCACTTCCGACGGCGTCTGCGGCACATGTGTTGGCATCCGCATTCGGGGCGAACCGAAATCTGGTCGCAACACTGATCGCGCAGACAACTTTGTTGGCCGCTGTCACATTGCCAATTTGGATTAGTATCGCAGAGTTAATCTTTTCAACACGATAG